The window GATCCAAACAATCCTCAGCCCCTTGATCCACTTCACATAGAAGAACCAACCCTAAGCATAGTTTTTAGCGTCAATGATGGACCTCTTGCTGGCACAGAAGGCAAAAGTGTAACTTCAAATAAAATCGCAGAACGCCTAGAAGCCGAGATGAAAACCAATATAGCCATGCGTTATGAAAGCAGTGGCGAGGGTAAATTTAAGGTAAGCGGAAGAGGCGAGCTACAAATCACCATTTTAGCTGAAAATATGCGTAGAGAAGGCTTTGAGTTTTGCATGGGACGTCCTGAAGTTATAGTAAAAAATGAAAATGGAGTAAGAACTGAACCTTTTGAACACCTAGTCATCGATGTGCCTGATGAGTTTAGCGGAGTATGTATAGAAAAGCTTGGCAAAAGAAAGGCAGAGATGAAAACCATGAGTCCAACAGGAGATGGGCAAACTAGGCTTGAGTTTGAAATCCCAGCAAGGGGACTCATAGGCTTTAGAAGCCAGTTTTTAACCGATACTAAGGGCGAGGGCGTGATGAATCATAGCTTTTTAGAATTTCGCCCCTTCTCAGGAGCGGTTGAAAAACGCAATAATGGGGCTTTGATCTCTATGGAAAATGGAGTGGCACTAGGGTATTCGCTTTTTAATCTCCAAGATCGAGGCGTGCTTTTCATAGAGCCTCAAACTAAGGTGTATATAGGTATGATCATAGGCGAGCATTCGCGTCCAAATGATCTTGATGTCAATCCTATCAAAGGTAAAAACCTAACCAATGTAAGAGCCAGTGGAAGTGATGATGCCATAAAACTTGTGCCACCAAGAAAACTTAGCCTTGAAAGAGCACTAGAGTGGATAGAAGAAGATGAACTTGTAGAAGTTACCCCACAAAACATACGCGTTCGCAAACGTTATCTTGATCCAACCCAAAGAAAAAGAATGGAAAAGAGTAAAAACTAATGCTTTTTGATGAGCCAAACAACCCTATCGATAAAAGGCGAAAAGCTTATGTATTAAGATTAAATTTATTGCGTTTTTTTGCCTTTTTTCAAGGCTTTATCATCTTTATGGTCTTAATCAAAGTTTCACAAGACTTTGTGCTTGCTTTTGCTGGTGGGGCTTTGTTTGGCTATGGAGTTTATCGGCTTTTTATCAGTAAAGCCTTTGCTCAAAAAAAGCTTATCGATGAAAAAAAAGAGCTTGAAAAACTCATACTTGAGGAGTTTTTAAAAGAAGAAGAAGGAAAATTTTCAAATGAAGGCATAAAAGAAAAGGAATTTAAAAGCCTTTTTAACTTTAAACCAAGTGAATTTAAATCCGCAAATGCCTTTGAGTTTAAGAATTTCAAGCTTTATGATGTGCTCTTTAAAGATGAAAAAAACCGCTTTTTTGTAGGTGTTTTGCTTATAAGTCAAAACCCTTTGCAAAATGATAAAATGCTAAGTCAAGACGAGTTTTATTCTGCAAAAATCCCAAAAAAGTTTAGCACTGAAGTTAAATTCATACAAGGTAAAGCCTGCCTAATCAAAACAAGGATAAATCCTTTTTTCATCCATCTGCATCTTAGTTTAGAACAAAACAAAAGTGCTTTAAAGCAAAATTTAGCTCAACTTGAAAAGCTTTTATCATGAAAAAAATAAGAATTGTATATCAAAATTATCCCCCCCCCCCCCCCATAGTATAATAAATTTTTTACGCAAAAAATACAGATAAAAAATACTTTTGAAAGGAAAAAAAGTGAAATTCATTCGTTATAAACACTCTCTCAACAAGAGAACAACCCAAGTTTGTGGTATCCCACTTTTTACACGCCTAAGAGTGCCTTATGCTAGGGGGGGGGGGCTTTGAATTTGTTCGCTATGTGTATAAGTTTTTAAATTTTACTTATCATAGAACACATAGTATAGCTGAGCTTATCGATGAAAATACACTTTCTCAATCGACTTTAAATTTACAAATTCTTAATTTAGTCCAAGAAAATTCACAAAAACTTAATCTTCTCACCCGCCTTAAGCAAAGACAGCTACCGGGTAAATTTTGGATGGAGCTAAGCAAAGGAAAAGCTTTGTGCGAAGAAAGCGATAAGGTTGAAAAAGTTCAAAAACTGCTTGCGAATTTAGATCAGCAAAGCAAAGAAAATGTATGCAAACTCTTGGTAAGATTAAAGCAAAACTATCTTAACTCAGGACAAGGCTACATCACACTTGAAAAAGCTGAAATCAAAGAACTCAACAAGATAGAATATGAGTTTATACCTTCTATCTTAGAGCTTGCAAAAAATGTGTTTTGTTATAATGGATATTTTTTACCGATAAAACATTTTGAAGCTGGTGTATTTTTGTATAAGCACTCGCTTGATATTTTGCACCCAAATACTCTCAAGATGATGAAAGAAAAAGATTTTATCGATGTTGGTGGTTTTATAGGTGATAGTGCCATTATCTTTGAAAACGAATTTTGCAACAAGCAAATTCACACCTTTGAAGCCTCGAGTAAAAATTTCGAACTCTTAAAGCAAACGTTAAAGCTTAATTCAAGTAAAAGGATAATTCCTATCAATAAAGGTTTAGGTTCAAAAAACGGGATAAATACCATTAGTGCAGGCTTTGGAAGCGGTGCAAGTATGGTATTTAAAGATCAAAATAATGTCGAAGAAGTCCAAATCATCACCTTAGATGAATATGTCGCCCAACACAAGCTCGAAGTAGGTTTCATAAAAGTTGATATAGAAGGCTTTGAACAAGAGTTTTTAAAAGGAGCTAAAAAGACAATTTGTGAGCAAAAACCAGCTATGCTCATTAGTATTTATCATAGCTCGCAAGACTTTTTTGATATAAAACCTATGATAGAGTCTTGGGATCTAGGCTATACTTTTAAAATTCATCGTCCAACTGATACTTGGAATATCAGCATAGAAACAGCATTATATTGCGATCCTATACAAAAATAATGTAAAAATGAAATAAAATCTAAAAAATGGTTTTATTTCATTTTGAATCTAAAAGATAAGACAGAATACGCAATACAAACAATAAGCAACTAACTTTTATTGAGTCTTTATAACTTACTCATTCGATTTTAATTCTTTTTCTGAACCTCTAGTTTTGTGTGCCTCACTTCAACTTTCTTTACAAAACTTATAATATATAAATTTAAAACAAGGGTATTATCTACAAAATATTATAAATGATAATAGATATTTATTTAATTTAAATTTAATCCTTTTTATACTATACTCAAATTTTTATTTTACAAAGAAAGGACTTAAGATGAAAAAACATTTGTTTTCATTTGCTTGCGTTATAGCTTGCTCTGGTGTTGCTTTGGCTGATGAACCGTTGCATAGGCTTGATGCGAGCGTGATTTCTGGATCAAGTATGATTTCAAAGCTTGATGAGCTGAACCGCAATGTCTATACTATAGACAAAAATAGCCTCTTAGATAAAGGATTTAAAGATACTGAAAGTGCTTTTCGATATATGCCTTTTGTTAATCTCTCAAATACTGGTTTGGGTTCAAATTTGGATTTAAGAGGGCAAGGCAACAAGGCAAATACTAGCGTTCAAGTGCTGATTAATGGCGTGTATGCAAATATGCTTGATTCTTCACATGGGGTAACGCCTTTAAACACGCTTTCGCCAAGTTCTATTGAAGAGATTGAGCTTCTGCCTGGTGGTGGAGCGGTGCGTTATGGTAATGGCACAAGGGGCGGTGTGGTGAATATCATCACAAGAAGACGTTTTGATGATCCTTTTTTAAGTGCTGGACTTAATTTCTCGCACAACAGTGCTACTTTTGGTAATAATTATAACGCCGATGTAAGATATGGGGATAAATTTGGCGATACACATGTCAATGTCGGTGCAGCTTTGATTAACAAAAGAGGTCCTCGCTCTTATGATAAAACAAGTGGCGGACAAGGAAATTTTGGTGTATTGTATGATATTAATCCGGGCGAAAGCATTATCTTTGATGCGGATTTTTTCAAAGGTAGCATTCACACAAGCCCAAATAATTCTTTTTTAGATAATGCTAATCCTAGCAAAGATGATAGACAAAGACAAGGCAATGGCAGACTTCACAACGAGCAAACTCGCTTTACGACAAGTTTAGGCTATGAAAATGAATACAGCGAGGAGCTGAAATTTGATGCTAAGGTTTTTTATCATTATAATAGGATAGATTATAAAGACTCAGTAACAAGGCTAAATGATTATGCATACAATAGCATGATACTTTCGGGCGTAACAAGCGCTGATCAAAGTGGCTCTTTTTTTGATGATCAAAAGATAGGCTTTAACACAAATTTACAATACGATCACGGCACAGGTAAGTTTTTAGCTGGTTTTGAGTCCTTATATCAAATGTCAAAAAGAACGATGAATCAACGCATATTTTGGAGTGGCTCTGCTTCTATGAATGGTAGTATAACTGTTACAAGATATGATCACGCTATGCGAATTCCTTTTGAGGGCAACAAATGGACAAATGCTCTATATATGATAGAAAAATACGATTTTACAGATAAATTCTCACTTACGGGGGGGGGGCGTTACGAATTTGCTCATTATGATATAGACGCAAACTATCATAATGATATGCTTTTATCGATGACTATGCCAACTCCTCCGGGAACGCCAATGAATCAAAATATAGCCTACTCAGTAAATGGCTCTCTTACAGATAATCTCCATAATTTCGCTTTTGAACTTACTCCAAGTTACAAATACTCAGACACAGGCACAATTTACGCAAAATATGAAAGAGGATATTTCTCTCCATCTCCAAATTCTATGCTTAAACGCTCTGGAAGGGCTTATCAAACAACCGATCTTAAAAAAGAAACTTACGATACTTTTGAGCTTGGCTTAAAAGACTTTTTCTTTGATACGATCACCTACAGCGGCTCGGTATTTTATACCCAAACTCGCAATGAATTTTACACCATAGGAAACGCCCATTCGCCAACAGGTGTAGAGTATGGCAACTACGATAAAACGAGACGATATGGCTTTGAAGTCGCAAGCGAGCAGTTTTTGGGGATATTAAGCCTTAATGAAAGCTTTAGCTATGTTGATGCAAAAATCAAAGGTGGTTCAAAAATCCCAAATGTATATACTTATAAAGCCACTTTAGGAGCAAGTGTAGAAGTAGTGCAAGATACGAGTGTGTGGGTGCAAAATGCCTTTTTTGGCAAGCAAAAAGTCACAGGACAAAATGAAAGCTTAAAAGCCTATAGCTTAAGCGATATAGGCGTAAGCACAAAAGTAGGACAAGTCAGTCTTAGCGCTGGTGTGAGAAATGTCTTTGATACTTTTTACTATGATTACTATAATGCAGATGAAACCGATACAATCGCTGGATATGGCTACTTAGTAGGACAAGGAAGAACTTTCTTTCTTGAAGGAAGATATGATTTTTAATTTTAATTAAAAAGCTTGCAAACACTCACGATAATTCCTCCTTCACTTTTTATCGTGAGTGAAAAGCATGCTTTTAAATTTGAATATATTATATATATTTTTGCGGATTGCTTCATCTTATAAGCACAGCAAAAAAGCTTCTAAAACCCATTAAATCAAGCTTGAGAAAGTATCTCAGCCCTGCCATTTATCACAGCCAAACAATGCTCATAATGAGCTGTATTTAAGCCATCTTTACTCGCTGCGTCCCATTTACCTTTAAGGTGCGTTGGGGTGCCGTCTTTTTGGCAGATCATCGGCTCTATACAAAATACCATTGAGTTTTTGATTTTTGCTCCACTTTTGATATTTTCGCCCTTTTGGGTGTAGTTTGGAATTTCAGGCTCGCCGTGTGGTTTTGAGCCTATGCCGTGTCCGCAGTATCCTAGCAAAGGCACAAAACCTCTTTTGTGAATGAAGCTTTCTATAGCCGCTGAAAGCTCCTTAAAACGCATACCTTCTTTGATAATGTCTATGGCATAATACAGCGCGTCCTTTGCACAAGAAATTAATGCTTCATCTTGGGCGGAAATTTTGCCTATGCCTATGGTTCTAGCTGCATCACCATAAAAGCCATCTTTAAAAGTGCCTACATCAAGCCCGAGTATATCGCCTTCTTTGATCTTAGTATCATCTGGCGTGCCGTGAATGCAGACTTGATTTAAAGAAGTGCAAATGGCTCCTTCAAAGCCATAAAGCCCTTTAAAACTTGGCTTTGCTCCCTTTGAGAGTATGAATTTTTCCGCCATATCGCTGATGTCTTTTAAGCTCATACCGACTTGAATTTCTTTTTCAAGATAGTCTAGGGTTTGGGCGACGATTTTGTTTGCAGCTCTTAGCTTGTCAATTTCTGCTGGTTTTTTAAGTTCTATCATGTTTTAATCCAAAAAAATTTGATATGCTTTGCAAAAATCATTCAATCTTTCATCACTCATAGCAAAGCTACCATCACTATGAAAAATGCCTTTGAAATTAAAGCCTATATAAAGGCACATTGCTCTGAAATTATAAGTGATTTCTTCTATAGTATAGCCATTTGCTCCATCTTTTTGATAGTTTTGCTTAGGGCTTCCTGTGCTGATAGCTAAAGAAAAGTTTTTGCCTACCAAAGCCCTACTTTCAAGCAAATCAGGTAAAAAGATCGTATCCATATAACTTTTAAGCAGTGGCGGACAATTCAGCCAAAAAAGCGGAAATTGAAAGATGATATGCTCGGCTTTCACAAGAAAATCTTGTTCAAGTTTGATGTCAAATTCTTTCTTGCCCTTTTCATAAAGTGCTTCTAAATTCCTTACTTCAGCCTTATCTTGCGCGGCTTTAAGTAAGGCTTTATTTACCCTTGAGTTTTCAAAATGGGTGTGTGAAAATATGATAAGATTTTTCATTTTTATCCTTTTTGTTATAATATAGAGCAAAAATCTTGCCCAAAACTTACGCTACAAAGCTAAAACTACTTTGAGTTTGAGCTTTATTTTGCTCTTGATATGCTAGGGCTACTAAATTTGCGCGCTGGTTTAAATTTGTTTTGTTGTCATTATCTAAGCTTGAATTTTGCTTTAAATCAGCCTCGTTATTTGGATAAGAATTTGTAGCTAAAGCATTTTTGTTTTGATTGAAATTTGTTGTTTGATTTGAAAAATTAGCTTTGTTTTCTTGGGAATTTGTGCTTAAATTTGTGTTTAAGCTTTCATTTAAAGGCTTTTGATTAGGTTCAAATTTAGCATTTAAAGAATCACTTTCCCTCTCTTCATCTTGTGTTTTTTGCTCTTGTTGGGCTTGTTTTTTTTCTTTAAGTTCTTGTTGGGCTTTGTTTTCTTCAGCTTTTTGCTTGTTAAGTTCAGCTCTTGCATTAATTTCCATTTTCATCGCATTTGCTGCCACAGCGTAATCTTGTGGGCTTGGATCACTTGGCGCCATAGCTGCGGCTTGAATTTGCCTTGCATTAGCTATGGTTTCTTCTGGAGTGTTGCCCTCTGACATAGATATAGGCACTTCTCCAGCTATAGCATACATTTTATTATCAGGACCTCTAGTGTAAGTATAACTTGCCCCGCCCGTAAGTCCGCCACCAGCAGCTACATGAGCCATTTCATGAGCTCTTACTTTGGTATCTGTGATTTGAAGCTGACTGACTACTCTTCGTTCATCTTGGGTGAGTTCATTTGGATTGTCTTTTTTTTCTTGAGTAGTGTTATTTTGTTTTGTTTCGTCTTTTTCTTCTGTGGAGTTTTGGCTGTTTAAGCCCAAAGTATTCTTTTCTTCTGTCTTATTTTTGGACATATCATAAGAAATGCTTGATGAAAAATTCGAATACTGAATTTGCATACCTTGCTCTTTTTTGATGAAATTTTGCCTGTATTATAACGAAAATTTGCTACACTTGAGCTTGAATTTATCAAAGAAAGGCTGAAAAATGATTTTTGAAAACGAAAATTTCTATATAGAACAAGAGCTTTCACAAATTCCTTGGCTAAAAATCTTTACCAAAGAGCCTTTTAAGGAGCTAAGTGATTGTCCTTTGGCTATACAAAATGAGCTTTTTGCTTTGATTTTAGAGTGTGAAAGGGCTTTAAGGGATTTTTATAAACCAGAAAAAATCAATATCGCTTCATTTGCAAACTATGTCCCGCGCGTGCATTTTCATGTTATGGCTCGCTTTAAAGAAGATGAGTTTTTTCCAGAGTGTATGTGGGGCAAGCCTCAAAGGCAAAAAGTTACACTCAACTTGCCTAAATTTTCAGACTTTGCTGAGTTTTTACAAGGTAGATTAAAGCAAAAATAAGAGTTTTTTGACAGCAAAACAAACATTTACTTATCATTATTTTTCATCACTTAGAATTTCAATACAAAATTTATCAAAAAGGATTGACAATGAAAAAATTACTTCTTTCTTCACTCGTTGCAGCTTCACTGCTTAGTTCAGCACTAGTTGCCAAAGAATACACGCTTGATAAAACGCACACTAATGTGGGCTTTAAGATCAAACACTTGCAAATTTCAAATGTGCGTGGAAATTTCACTGATTATGATGGGCTTGTTGATTATGATGCTCAAAGTGGCGAGTTTAAAAAACTTCAAGCAAAAATCAAAGTTGCTTCAGTAGATACTGACAACAAATCAAGAGACGATCATTTACAACAAGATGATTTTTTCAAAGCAAAAACTCACCCTGAAATCACTTTTGTGATGAAAAAATTTGACAAAAATAGCAAAAAAATGACAGGCACACTCACTATAGCTGGCGTTTCAAAAGACATCACTTTAAACACTGATATAGGCGGCGTTGCTCAAGCTCAAGGCAAGGAAAAACTTGGTTTTTCACTTAATGGCGTGATTAAAAGATCAGATTTTAAATTTGCTCCAAGCTCATCAACTGTAGCTTTAGGCGATGAAGTTGAACTTAACATAGAAGTAGAAGCAAACGCAAAATAATTTTTAGACTTTAAGCTCTAAATTTTAGGGCTTAAAGCTCTTTTATC is drawn from Campylobacter sp. MIT 12-8780 and contains these coding sequences:
- a CDS encoding HIT family protein, with product MIFENENFYIEQELSQIPWLKIFTKEPFKELSDCPLAIQNELFALILECERALRDFYKPEKINIASFANYVPRVHFHVMARFKEDEFFPECMWGKPQRQKVTLNLPKFSDFAEFLQGRLKQK
- the typA gene encoding translational GTPase TypA, whose amino-acid sequence is MENIRNIAVIAHVDHGKTTMVDELLKQSGTFSEREQIAERVMDSNDIEKERGITILSKNTAINYKGTKINIIDTPGHADFGGEVERVLKMIDGVLLLVDAQEGVMPQTKFVVKKALQLGLKPIVVINKIDKPAADPERVINEIFDLFVALEANDEQLDFAIVYAAAKNGYAKLDMNDESKDMTPLFETILQRVPAPSGNANNPLQLQVFTLGYDNFVGKIGIARIFNGKVRKNESVMLAKADGTKVQGRISKLIGFMGLEKMDIEEASSGDIVAIAGFEALDVGDSVVDPNNPQPLDPLHIEEPTLSIVFSVNDGPLAGTEGKSVTSNKIAERLEAEMKTNIAMRYESSGEGKFKVSGRGELQITILAENMRREGFEFCMGRPEVIVKNENGVRTEPFEHLVIDVPDEFSGVCIEKLGKRKAEMKTMSPTGDGQTRLEFEIPARGLIGFRSQFLTDTKGEGVMNHSFLEFRPFSGAVEKRNNGALISMENGVALGYSLFNLQDRGVLFIEPQTKVYIGMIIGEHSRPNDLDVNPIKGKNLTNVRASGSDDAIKLVPPRKLSLERALEWIEEDELVEVTPQNIRVRKRYLDPTQRKRMEKSKN
- a CDS encoding TonB-dependent receptor → MKKHLFSFACVIACSGVALADEPLHRLDASVISGSSMISKLDELNRNVYTIDKNSLLDKGFKDTESAFRYMPFVNLSNTGLGSNLDLRGQGNKANTSVQVLINGVYANMLDSSHGVTPLNTLSPSSIEEIELLPGGGAVRYGNGTRGGVVNIITRRRFDDPFLSAGLNFSHNSATFGNNYNADVRYGDKFGDTHVNVGAALINKRGPRSYDKTSGGQGNFGVLYDINPGESIIFDADFFKGSIHTSPNNSFLDNANPSKDDRQRQGNGRLHNEQTRFTTSLGYENEYSEELKFDAKVFYHYNRIDYKDSVTRLNDYAYNSMILSGVTSADQSGSFFDDQKIGFNTNLQYDHGTGKFLAGFESLYQMSKRTMNQRIFWSGSASMNGSITVTRYDHAMRIPFEGNKWTNALYMIEKYDFTDKFSLTGGGRYEFAHYDIDANYHNDMLLSMTMPTPPGTPMNQNIAYSVNGSLTDNLHNFAFELTPSYKYSDTGTIYAKYERGYFSPSPNSMLKRSGRAYQTTDLKKETYDTFELGLKDFFFDTITYSGSVFYTQTRNEFYTIGNAHSPTGVEYGNYDKTRRYGFEVASEQFLGILSLNESFSYVDAKIKGGSKIPNVYTYKATLGASVEVVQDTSVWVQNAFFGKQKVTGQNESLKAYSLSDIGVSTKVGQVSLSAGVRNVFDTFYYDYYNADETDTIAGYGYLVGQGRTFFLEGRYDF
- the map gene encoding type I methionyl aminopeptidase; protein product: MIELKKPAEIDKLRAANKIVAQTLDYLEKEIQVGMSLKDISDMAEKFILSKGAKPSFKGLYGFEGAICTSLNQVCIHGTPDDTKIKEGDILGLDVGTFKDGFYGDAARTIGIGKISAQDEALISCAKDALYYAIDIIKEGMRFKELSAAIESFIHKRGFVPLLGYCGHGIGSKPHGEPEIPNYTQKGENIKSGAKIKNSMVFCIEPMICQKDGTPTHLKGKWDAASKDGLNTAHYEHCLAVINGRAEILSQA
- a CDS encoding FkbM family methyltransferase; this translates as MLGGGGFEFVRYVYKFLNFTYHRTHSIAELIDENTLSQSTLNLQILNLVQENSQKLNLLTRLKQRQLPGKFWMELSKGKALCEESDKVEKVQKLLANLDQQSKENVCKLLVRLKQNYLNSGQGYITLEKAEIKELNKIEYEFIPSILELAKNVFCYNGYFLPIKHFEAGVFLYKHSLDILHPNTLKMMKEKDFIDVGGFIGDSAIIFENEFCNKQIHTFEASSKNFELLKQTLKLNSSKRIIPINKGLGSKNGINTISAGFGSGASMVFKDQNNVEEVQIITLDEYVAQHKLEVGFIKVDIEGFEQEFLKGAKKTICEQKPAMLISIYHSSQDFFDIKPMIESWDLGYTFKIHRPTDTWNISIETALYCDPIQK
- a CDS encoding NAD(P)H-dependent oxidoreductase, which translates into the protein MKNLIIFSHTHFENSRVNKALLKAAQDKAEVRNLEALYEKGKKEFDIKLEQDFLVKAEHIIFQFPLFWLNCPPLLKSYMDTIFLPDLLESRALVGKNFSLAISTGSPKQNYQKDGANGYTIEEITYNFRAMCLYIGFNFKGIFHSDGSFAMSDERLNDFCKAYQIFLD
- a CDS encoding YceI family protein, whose amino-acid sequence is MKKLLLSSLVAASLLSSALVAKEYTLDKTHTNVGFKIKHLQISNVRGNFTDYDGLVDYDAQSGEFKKLQAKIKVASVDTDNKSRDDHLQQDDFFKAKTHPEITFVMKKFDKNSKKMTGTLTIAGVSKDITLNTDIGGVAQAQGKEKLGFSLNGVIKRSDFKFAPSSSTVALGDEVELNIEVEANAK